AAACATCACACGATGTCCCAACCTGCGGATTTGTAATCGGGAATTTCGGGATTTTCACAGACACCGGGATTGCAACAGATGGAATGAAAGAATCAATTCCCAATCTCAAGGGAGTTTTGCTTGAATCAAACCATGACATTGACATGCTCATAAACGGTCCATACCCTCCATACCTGAAATACAGGATTCTTTCCTCCCATGGGCACCTGAACAACATAGTCGCAAGCCAGCTTTTGGAAGACAAGGGAAAGGGGCTTTCTTTTGCGCTTCTCGGGCACCTTTCAGAAATTAACAACTCTCCGAAAATTGCGCATGAAACATTTGAGACAATTGTCAGGAAAAAGATTGAATGCGCTGTATGCTCAAGGGAAAAAG
The nucleotide sequence above comes from Candidatus Woesearchaeota archaeon. Encoded proteins:
- a CDS encoding MBL fold metallo-hydrolase — its product is MEISVIASGSNGNCCIVEEKGTSIMIDAGKSIKEIEKRMNKLGKSIENLNAILLTHSHIDHSMSAGAISRRFKIPLYLTSETYKEISGTLHNAEIKRFSAKSHFHINGVAIKPVETSHDVPTCGFVIGNFGIFTDTGIATDGMKESIPNLKGVLLESNHDIDMLINGPYPPYLKYRILSSHGHLNNIVASQLLEDKGKGLSFALLGHLSEINNSPKIAHETFETIVRKKIECAVCSREKETGVWEL